A single window of Aspergillus oryzae RIB40 DNA, chromosome 8 DNA harbors:
- a CDS encoding uncharacterized protein (helicase-like transcription factor HLTF/DNA helicase RAD5, DEAD-box superfamily) — protein MDATQTAAAAATEGRADPLSWPDSGSPTWPSIRSNITRPDTFHGQQSLTLGQHLPALSLPLKRHIYETDVFAGNMAPPKRRRMEDHPSGSATDYAPTVAGAVPQSVAWRPAQTPPSAMHEIQAPSLTSPSAAPWYAMAPSGTSRRNMSPPGVPNSIYSSQLTPQHPMAAASPAELTLYPHPPTPSSHALEAVPVGSVDGPVWVTTPNQAFESSECTYNTTAPFGVAEPWDVVSPADADTPAANETMAALDPCEGATGALTVPLMEHQKQGVRWMTAMEKSHHRGGILADDMGLGKTVQALALIAAHPAQHINRHATLVVTPASLIQQWKHEIEQFLRSSPHRQRVYVYYGDRRGKAIPVLNGYDIVLTTFGTITAELRRTGPRQHARNLAGPHRSSPLFGPASGWHRVILDEAQCIKNDQSQTAAACCALDATYRWCLSGTPVMNNLRELYSLLKFLRVQPYASRQSFATAFQQPLQTRGSPQRAAATARLRRLMDTIMLRRTKTSTIQGQPILQLPVQTTEIVYVTFTEPERELYTALECHTRLQFNHYLSGGNPSRNVSHMLGLLQRLRQACCHPFLVSDFIPDTLDASGNDGHRAANAMRFSPAVVQRLWDNERENGREFECPICYDSVDNHVIFFPCGHSVCVKCFARIFPQVPTARPRVEGNPPMCCPSCRVVIDPSKATDHTAFAKQHYPTPPGDVGTETLSTVLENLRGRVEDDRDDGQDLMLGMPAGAEHAYPPVQFHMNPTPTIHAPKRSFARLRQRALTSPAAKQKYHQILAETWISSSKIDRALEIVRDIVARGEPGGEREKVVIFSQFTSMLDLIEVPLARHGWAFRRYDGTMKPADRHAATVHFATDPDCLILLVSMKAGNSGLNLTAASQVIILDPFWNPYVEDQAVGRVHRIGQRRPVHVHRILVSNTVEDRILDFQDRKRQLIEGIVDHRTHGEPSRLESTDFAYLFGLP, from the exons ATGGACGCCACGCAAACGGCGGCTGCAGCAGCGACGGAAGGCCGCGCTGATCCTCTCTCATGGCCAGATTCAGGCTCTCCCACATGGCCATCCATCCGCTCGAATATCACCCGTCCTGATACTTTTCACGGCCAGCAGTCACTGACCCTGGGGCAGCATTTACCGGCCTTATCACTGCCGCTGAAGCGCCACATCTACGAAACCGACGTGTTCGCAGGAAACATGGCTCCCCCAAAGCGGAGAAGAATGGAGGATCATCCCAGCGGGTCTGCTACAGATTATGCGCCGACAGTTGCCGGAGCAGTCCCCCAGTCAGTGGCATGGCGTCCAGCACAGACGCCGCCATCCGCCATGCACGAAATCCAGGCCCCAAGCCTTACCAGCCCGTCGGCCGCACCATGGTATGCGATGGCGCCCTCTGGCACATCAAGAAGGAACATGTCCCCTCCAGGCGTGCCCAACAGTATATATTCAAGTCAACTCACGCCACAGCACCCAATGGCTGCGGCCAGTCCGGCAGAACTCACATTGTATCCACATCCCCCAACCCCGTCCAGTCATGCGCTAGAAGCAGTACCGGTCGGATCCGTCGATGGTCCTGTGTGGGTGACAACGCCAAACCAGGCCTTCGAGTCATCCGAGTGCACTTATAATACGACCGCCCCGTTTGGCGTTGCAG AGCCCTGGGATGTCGTCAGTCCCGCTGATGCCGACACACCGGCTGCGAACGAAACCATGGCGGCACTCGATCCATGCGAGGGGGCCACCGGAGCCTTGACAGTTCCGCTCATGGAGCATCAGAAACAGGGCGTGCGCTGGATGACAGCGATGGAGAAAAGCCATCACCGCGGGGGGATCCTGGCCGACGACATGGGACTGGGCAAGACCGTCCAGGCCCTGGCTCTCATCGCCGCTCATCCCGCACAGCACATCAACCGGCACGCAACCCTGGTCGTCACACCGGCAAGCCTGATCCAGCAGTGGAAGCACGAGATCGAGCAGTTCCTGCGGTCAAGTCCCCATCGTCAGCGAGTGTACGTGTACTATGGGGATCGCCGAGGGAAAGCCATCCCGGTCCTGAATGGATACGACATCGTCCTCACCACGTTCGGAACCATCACCGCGGAGCTACGGCGGACGGGGCCTCGACAACACGCGCGCAATCTCGCGGGACCGCACCGCAGCTCGCCACTCTTCGGGCCCGCCAGCGGATGGCATCGAGTGATTCTGGACGAGGCGCAGTGCATCAAAAACGACCAATCCCAGACCGCGGCCGCCTGTTGCGCCCTCGATGCGACTTACCGATGGTGTCTGAGCGGCACCCCGGTCATGAACAACCTGCGCGAGCTCTATTCGCTGCTGAAGTTCCTGCGAGTCCAACCATATGCCAGCCGCCAAAGTTTTGCCACG GCCTTTCAACAGCCGTTGCAGACTCGCGGGAGTCCCCAGCGAGCGGCGGCCACCGCCCGGCTCCGAAGATTGATGGATACGATCATGCTGCGGCGGACCAAGACGTCCACCATCCAGGGTCAGCCCATCCTGCAACTGCCCGTCCAAACCACGGAGATCGTGTACGTGACCTTCACCGAGCCGGAGCGCGAGCTATATACCGCCCTGGAATGCCACACGCGGCTGCAGTTTAACCACTATTTGAGCGGCGGCAACCCTAGTCGCAACGTGTCCCATATGCTGGGTCTGCTGCAGCGCTTGCGGCAAGCCTGCTGCCATCCCTTCCTGGTCTCCGATTTCATCCCGGACACCCTGGATGCGTCGGGGAATGACGGACACCGGGCGGCAAACGCCATGCGATTCTCTCCGGCGGTGGTCCAACGGCTGTGGGACaatgaaagagagaacgGACGCGAGTTTGAATGTCCGATCTGCTACGACTCCGTCGACAACCAcgtcattttctttccttgcgGTCATAGTGTCTGCGTGAAATGCTTTGCCCGGATCTTCCCCCAAGTTCCGACGGCCCGCCCCAGGGTCGAAGGAAACCCGCCAATGTGTTGTCCAAGCTGCCGGGTGGTCATTGACCCAAGCAAGGCGACCGACCACACGGCATTTGCCAAACAGCACTACCCCACGCCGCCGGGCGATGTCGGCACGGAGACCCTGTCCACGGTTCTTGAGAACCTCCGGGGCCGGGTCGAGGATGACCGCGACGACGGCCAGGACCTCATGCTCGGAATGCCGGCAGGAGCCGAGCACGCCTATCCTCCCGTGCAGTTCCATATGAACCCGACGCCGACCATCCATGCGCCCAAGCGAAGCTTCGCGCGGCTGAGACAGCGAGCGCTAACCAGCCCCGCGGCAAAGCAGAAGTATCACCAAATTTTGGCGGAGACCTGGATCAGTAGCTCCAAGATCGATAGGGCGTTGGAGATCGTACGCGACATCGTAGCCCGCGGGGAACCCGGTGGGGAGCGCGAGAaggtcgtcatcttcagccagtTCACTTCCATGCTCGATCTGATCGAGGTCCCCCTCGCCCGACATGGCTGGGCGTTCCGGCGCTACGACGGCACCATGAAGCCGGCCGACCGGCACGCGGCGACCGTCCACTTCGCGACCGACCCCGACTGTCTGATTCTCCTGGTCTCCATGAAGGCCGGCAACTCAGGGCTGAACCTCACGGCCGCCTCGCAAGTGATCATCCTGGACCCGTTCTGGAACCCGTACGTCGAGGACCAAGCGGTGGGGCGCGTCCATCGCATCGGACAGCGACGGCCGGTGCACGTTCACCGCATCCTGGTTTCAAACACGGTGGAGGATCGGATCCTCGACTTCCAGGATAGAAAGCGCCAACTCATTGAGGGCATCGTCGACCACAGAACCCACGGGGAGCCTAGCCGGCTGGAGAGCACTGATTTCGCGTATCTCTTT GGTTTGCCATGA
- a CDS encoding uncharacterized protein (predicted protein), which yields MSPRIWTAPMTFHHLRQLHISCIEHEPGLCVLPALPVLETLALNFCCYCLECPRQGQGPCALLQFQRLPQLRSLSIAGAQRKSISWCGRAVRLRKLEIEFSSGLDLHQILASLGWDLEELHLLDCEFVAEVPRPVVAFPALRRVQLLESISGLAAFGSAEVPSSAEFTLRISHNDLDGLADWSLVWRLLQRCSVLLSLPRSGIHQWPPASTSRLSQVMSLPQVRVEGPPWSADITKGRQDIPSGRREIQHHG from the coding sequence ATGTCTCCCCGAATCTGGACGGCTCCGATGACGTTTCATCACCTGCGTCAGCTGCATATCTCCTGCATCGAACACGAACCCGGGTTGTGCGTGCTTCCGGCGCTTCCCGTTCTGGAAACGCTGGCGTTGAATTTTTGTTGCTACTGCTTGGAATGCCCTCGGCAGGGGCAGGGCCCCTGTGCCCTGCTGCAGTTCCAGCGACTGCCGCAGCTCCGCTCTCTGTCGATCGCGGGCGCGCAGCGGAAGAGCATTAGCTGGTGCGGACGAGCTGTCCGACTCCGGAAACTCGAGATTGAGTTTTCCAGCGGCCTGGACCTCCATCAGATCCTGGCCTCCCTGGGGTGGGATCTGGAGGAGCTCCACCTGTTGGACTGCGAGTTCGTGGCGGAGGTGCCGCGGCCCGTCGTCGCGTTTCCTGCTCTGCGGCGGGTGCAGTTGCTGGAATCCATCTCGGGCCTGGCTGCGTTCGGCTCCGCCGAGGTCCCATCGTCCGCCGAATTCACTCTACGGATTAGCCATAATGACCTAGACGGCCTGGCGGACTGGTCACTCGTCTGGAGGCTTCTGCAGCGGTGCTCGGTGCTGCTCAGCCTCCCTCGCTCGGGGATTCATCAATGGCCGCCGGCCTCCACTTCGCGCCTATCCCAGGTCATGTCCCTGCCCCAGGTCCGCGTTGAAGGCCCGCCGTGGTCGGCTGACATCACCAAGGGAAGACAGGACATTCCGTCCGGCAGGCGAGAAATACAACACCATGGATAA